One uncultured Cohaesibacter sp. genomic window, TCTTATCATTTCCGGCAAGGAAGTTGATGAGAATTTTGCAAAAGCTGCCCGCAACATCGTTGGTATCGATGTGTTGCCGGTTCAGGGCATCAACGTTCTTGATGTTCTGCGTCGCGATACTCTGGTGCTGACCAAGGCCGCAGTCGATGCTCTGGAGGAACGGTTCAAATGACCAACCTTCGTCATTACGATATCATCCGCAGCCCGGTGATCACCGAGAAAGCTACCATCCAGTCCGAACAGGACAAGGTCGTTTTCAACGTATCCAAGGATGCGACCAAATCTGAAATCAAGGCCGCCGTTGAGGCCCTGTTCTCTGTCAAAGTCAAAAGCGTCAACACGCTGCTCCGCAAGGGCAAAGTCAAACGCTTCAAAGGCATTGTCGGTAAACAGGTTGATGTCAAAAAAGCGATTGTTACCCTCGAAGAGGGCCAATCCATTGACGTCACGACTGGTCTTTAAGCAAAACGGGATAGGCTTTAAGTCATGGCACTCAAGACCTTCAAACCGACAAGCCCAGGCACCCGTCAGCTGGTGATTGTTGACCGTTCCGATCTCTGGAAAGGGAAACCGGTCAAAACTCTCACCGAAGGCCTGACCAAGTCTGGCGGTCGTAACAATGCTGGTCGCGTCACGGCACGTCGTCGTGGTGGCGGTCACAAGCGCAGCTACCGTATCATCGACTTCAAGCGTCGCAAGTTCGACGTTGTCGGTACGGTAGAGCGTCTGGAATATGATCCGAACCGTACGGCATTCATTGCTCTGGTTACCTATGAAGACGGCGAGCAGGCCTACATCCTGGCTCCTCAGCGCCTGCGCGCTGGAGACAAGGTTGTTTCTGCCAGCAAAGCTGCCGACATCAAACCGGGCAACGCAATGCCTCTGGCCTACATGCCGGTCGGTACCATCATCCACAATGTGGAGATGAAACCGGGCAAGGGCGGTCAGATCGCTCGCTCCGCTGGTGCTTATGCCCAGCTGGTCGGTCGTGACCACGGTTATGCGATCGTTCGTCTGAACTCCGGCGAGACTCGTCTCGTGCATGGCACTTGCATGGCATCTGTCGGCGCTGTGTCGAACCCGGAACATTCGAACATCAATCTCGGTAAAGCCGGTCGTAACCGTTGGCTCGGTAAACGTCCGGAAGTGCGCGGTGTCGTTATGAACCCGGTTGATCACCCACATGGTGGTGGTGAAGGCCGGACCTCTGGTGGCCGTCATCCTGTGTCTCCATGGGGTAAGCCGACCAAAGGCAAGCGTACTCGCTCCAACAAGTCGACCGACAAGTTTATTGTTCGTAGTCGGCATCAGCGCAAGAAATAAGGGTTAACCGATGGCACGTT contains:
- a CDS encoding 50S ribosomal protein L23, yielding MTNLRHYDIIRSPVITEKATIQSEQDKVVFNVSKDATKSEIKAAVEALFSVKVKSVNTLLRKGKVKRFKGIVGKQVDVKKAIVTLEEGQSIDVTTGL
- the rplB gene encoding 50S ribosomal protein L2 is translated as MALKTFKPTSPGTRQLVIVDRSDLWKGKPVKTLTEGLTKSGGRNNAGRVTARRRGGGHKRSYRIIDFKRRKFDVVGTVERLEYDPNRTAFIALVTYEDGEQAYILAPQRLRAGDKVVSASKAADIKPGNAMPLAYMPVGTIIHNVEMKPGKGGQIARSAGAYAQLVGRDHGYAIVRLNSGETRLVHGTCMASVGAVSNPEHSNINLGKAGRNRWLGKRPEVRGVVMNPVDHPHGGGEGRTSGGRHPVSPWGKPTKGKRTRSNKSTDKFIVRSRHQRKK